In one Natronosalvus amylolyticus genomic region, the following are encoded:
- the ileS gene encoding isoleucine--tRNA ligase — translation MSRFGDVDDQYDPHAIEERVFEYWNEVDAYERTKQHRADGESFFFVDGPPYTSGAAHMGTTWNKSLKDVYIRYKRMQGFDVTDRPGYDMHGLPIETKVEEKLGFENKKDIEEFGEENFIEACKEYADEQLEGLQSDFKSFGVWMDWEDPYKTVNPEYMEAAWWGFSKAADRGLVEQGQRSISQCPRCETGLANNEVEYEDVEDPSVYVKFDLVDREGSIVIWTTTPWTIPANAFTAVDPDLEYAAVRGFKDGEGEVIYVAEACVEAVLKKGRYDDYEVLETLEGSEMIGWEYEHPLAEEVPDHADHDGVHQIYAADYVEADRTGLVHSAPGHGEEDFVRGRELGFPIFCPVGSDGVYTDEGGKYAGQFVKDADDEIIADLEANGAMLASEHVHHSYGHCWRCDTGIIQIVTDQWFITITDVKDELLDNIDDSEWYPDWARDSRFRDFVEEAPDWNVSRQRYWGIPIPIWTPEGRDDGAAAAASHERASGRADDEDTIVISTREELAERVDQDIDPDTVDIHKDTVDDLTITEDGTTYTRVPDVFDVWLDSSVASWGTLNFPEDDNQFEELWPADFILEAHDQTRGWFWSQLGMGTAAMGEVPYDKVLMHGHALDEDGRKMSKSVGNVVEPHEAIDRHGSDAMRMFLLSANPQGDDMRFSWDGMRTMENNLRTLWNVFRFPLPYMRLDGFDPTETTLDAVDEDLELVDEWILARLQSTKAEMTEHFEEFRQDRALEALLEFVLEDVSRFYVQAVRERMWAEADSPSKSAAYATIYRVLEEVVVLLAPFAPFVTEEIYGALTGDDGHPTVHMHDWPAVEEYWADSELETDVAYVRAVEEAGAHARQQAGRKLRWPVGRVVVAANDERVVEAVNRHESLVADRLNARDVELVEPGQQWGELAYSAEADMSKLGPAFGGRAGEVMNALNEARIDEASLEALESAVDNVLEDGEELTEGMVSFVTQTPDDIAGTPFGLESEEAGVVYVDATLTDDIESEGYAREVIRRVQEMRKELDLDVEERIVLELEIEDDRVADLVAEREDLIREEVRADELRTVDVDNGQRKTWDVEGVSVELALEPVAADVSN, via the coding sequence ATGAGCAGGTTCGGTGATGTCGACGACCAGTACGACCCACACGCCATCGAGGAGCGCGTGTTCGAGTACTGGAACGAGGTCGACGCCTACGAACGGACGAAGCAGCATCGTGCCGACGGCGAGTCGTTTTTCTTCGTCGACGGGCCACCGTACACCTCCGGGGCTGCCCACATGGGGACGACCTGGAACAAGAGCCTGAAAGACGTCTACATCCGCTACAAGCGAATGCAGGGTTTCGACGTCACCGACCGTCCGGGCTACGACATGCACGGGCTCCCCATCGAGACCAAAGTCGAGGAGAAACTCGGCTTCGAGAACAAAAAGGACATCGAGGAGTTCGGCGAGGAGAACTTCATCGAGGCCTGCAAGGAGTATGCCGACGAGCAACTCGAGGGGCTCCAGTCGGACTTCAAATCCTTCGGCGTCTGGATGGACTGGGAGGACCCCTACAAGACGGTCAACCCCGAGTACATGGAGGCCGCCTGGTGGGGCTTTTCGAAGGCCGCCGACCGCGGCCTCGTCGAACAGGGCCAGCGCTCGATCAGCCAGTGTCCCCGGTGTGAGACCGGGCTGGCGAACAACGAAGTCGAGTACGAAGACGTCGAGGACCCGTCGGTTTACGTCAAATTCGACCTCGTCGACCGCGAGGGGAGCATCGTCATCTGGACGACGACGCCGTGGACCATCCCCGCGAACGCGTTCACCGCCGTGGACCCTGACCTCGAGTACGCAGCAGTTCGCGGTTTCAAAGACGGCGAGGGCGAGGTCATCTACGTCGCCGAAGCGTGCGTCGAAGCCGTCCTGAAGAAGGGGCGCTACGACGACTACGAGGTCCTCGAGACGCTCGAGGGCAGCGAGATGATCGGCTGGGAGTACGAGCACCCGCTGGCCGAGGAGGTGCCCGACCACGCCGACCACGATGGTGTTCACCAGATCTACGCCGCCGATTACGTCGAAGCAGACCGCACTGGCCTCGTTCACTCCGCACCGGGCCACGGTGAGGAGGACTTCGTTCGCGGCCGGGAGCTCGGTTTCCCCATCTTCTGTCCCGTGGGCAGTGACGGCGTCTACACCGACGAGGGTGGAAAATACGCTGGCCAGTTCGTCAAAGACGCTGACGACGAGATTATCGCGGACCTCGAGGCCAACGGGGCCATGCTGGCGTCCGAACACGTCCACCACAGCTACGGCCACTGCTGGCGGTGTGATACGGGTATCATCCAGATCGTCACCGACCAGTGGTTCATCACGATCACGGACGTCAAAGACGAGTTGCTCGACAACATCGACGACAGCGAGTGGTATCCAGATTGGGCGCGTGACAGCCGCTTCCGCGATTTCGTCGAAGAGGCTCCCGACTGGAACGTTTCGCGCCAGCGCTACTGGGGCATCCCGATCCCGATCTGGACCCCGGAAGGTCGTGACGATGGGGCGGCTGCCGCCGCCAGTCATGAGCGCGCCAGCGGGCGGGCGGATGATGAGGATACCATCGTCATCAGTACGCGCGAAGAACTCGCCGAACGCGTCGATCAGGATATCGACCCGGACACGGTCGACATCCACAAGGATACCGTCGACGACCTGACGATCACCGAAGACGGGACGACCTACACGCGCGTGCCGGACGTGTTCGACGTCTGGCTCGACTCCTCGGTGGCTTCGTGGGGGACGCTCAACTTCCCCGAAGACGACAACCAGTTCGAGGAACTGTGGCCCGCTGATTTCATCCTCGAGGCCCACGACCAGACCCGCGGCTGGTTCTGGTCCCAGCTGGGAATGGGAACGGCCGCGATGGGCGAAGTCCCCTACGACAAGGTGCTGATGCACGGCCACGCACTGGACGAGGACGGCCGCAAGATGTCCAAATCCGTCGGGAACGTCGTGGAGCCACACGAGGCTATCGATCGACACGGCTCGGATGCCATGCGGATGTTCCTGCTATCGGCGAATCCACAAGGCGACGATATGCGGTTCTCGTGGGACGGCATGCGGACGATGGAGAACAACCTCCGGACGCTCTGGAACGTGTTCCGATTCCCGCTGCCATACATGCGCCTGGACGGCTTCGATCCGACGGAGACGACGCTGGACGCTGTGGACGAGGACCTCGAACTCGTCGACGAGTGGATCCTTGCCCGGCTTCAGTCCACGAAAGCCGAGATGACCGAACACTTCGAGGAATTCAGGCAGGACCGCGCCCTCGAGGCGCTCCTCGAGTTCGTCCTCGAGGACGTCTCTCGGTTCTACGTGCAGGCAGTTCGTGAACGCATGTGGGCGGAAGCCGACAGCCCCTCGAAATCCGCCGCTTACGCGACGATTTATCGCGTCCTCGAGGAGGTCGTCGTCCTGCTCGCCCCGTTCGCTCCCTTCGTCACGGAGGAAATCTACGGGGCCCTCACGGGCGACGATGGCCACCCCACGGTGCACATGCACGACTGGCCCGCAGTCGAGGAGTACTGGGCTGACAGCGAACTCGAGACCGACGTGGCCTACGTTCGGGCCGTCGAGGAAGCCGGCGCGCACGCTCGCCAGCAGGCCGGTCGCAAACTCCGCTGGCCCGTTGGCCGCGTCGTCGTCGCGGCGAACGACGAGCGCGTCGTCGAGGCGGTAAACCGTCACGAGTCACTGGTTGCCGACCGGCTCAACGCCCGCGACGTCGAACTCGTCGAACCCGGCCAGCAGTGGGGTGAGCTGGCCTATTCCGCCGAGGCGGATATGAGCAAACTGGGCCCCGCCTTCGGCGGCCGGGCCGGCGAGGTGATGAACGCGCTCAACGAGGCCCGCATCGACGAAGCCAGTCTCGAGGCACTCGAGTCCGCGGTTGATAACGTCCTCGAAGACGGTGAGGAACTGACCGAAGGCATGGTCTCGTTCGTCACCCAGACGCCAGACGACATCGCCGGGACGCCCTTCGGTCTCGAGAGCGAGGAGGCCGGGGTGGTGTACGTGGATGCGACCCTCACCGACGATATCGAGAGCGAGGGCTACGCCCGCGAGGTCATCCGTCGGGTCCAGGAGATGCGCAAGGAACTCGATCTAGACGTCGAGGAACGCATCGTCCTCGAACTCGAGATCGAGGACGACCGCGTGGCAGACCTCGTTGCCGAAAGGGAAGACCTGATTCGCGAGGAAGTCCGTGCCGACGAACTTCGCACCGTCGACGTCGATAACGGCCAGCGAAAGACCTGGGACGTCGAAGGTGTGAGTGTGGAGTTAGCGCTCGAGCCGGTGGCGGCGGACGTCTCGAACTGA
- a CDS encoding CbaC protein, with amino-acid sequence MRISRGALLVVLAFSIPILIELRTVLGFFNIELSLTATMLIGAAVLGLIVFWATFPERNQSNATA; translated from the coding sequence ATGCGTATCTCGAGAGGAGCACTCCTGGTCGTACTCGCGTTCAGCATCCCAATCCTCATCGAGTTGCGGACGGTGTTGGGTTTCTTCAACATCGAACTCTCGCTGACGGCGACGATGCTGATCGGGGCTGCCGTGCTCGGCCTCATCGTCTTCTGGGCGACGTTCCCCGAGCGGAATCAGAGTAACGCAACAGCGTGA
- a CDS encoding b(o/a)3-type cytochrome-c oxidase subunit 1, whose translation MSAYIDQFPEEAKVIRSAFYASFFALALGAAFGLIQTLHRTDFVRVIPAEMYYTVLTAHGVLMVVTFTIFFLVAIFTWAVTTSLDRGVEDIRFTWSWYGLMTLGTAFAAIAILAGFTDRTEISADVLFTFYAPLQAHPMFYVGLVLFVIGTWLAGADWFRSWWAWKQENPDERIPLPTFMVLTTMIMWYLATLGVATSIIAFLLPWSLGLIDTVNPTLTRTLFWFWGHPVVYFWLMPAYMMWYIMLPKFSGGRLFSDPLARVVFVLFLLLSTPVGIHHQYLDPGIAEGFKFIAMTNTMFLLLPSLLTAFTVVASMEHGARQRGGEGYFGWLGALPWRDPVFTGMALAGLMFAAGGFSGMINAGMNINYLVHNSLWVPGHFHLTVGTAVALTFMAVSYYFIPQVTGRRLASKQIALVQVVMWFVGMTFMSNAMHRGGLLGMPRRTAEPEYAGFQFETAIGTVGELNAQIALGGVLLTLSTLLFIVNMSITALNDRDDDLPSNTIPEPLSGPNEAPLVLDNLKLWTAIAVVLVIFAYSLPLGSIIERGGLFGPGGDAFPMFLEFADSIVFAFVGETLSALVSSLLETLRTVV comes from the coding sequence ATGAGCGCGTACATAGACCAGTTCCCTGAAGAAGCGAAGGTGATTCGATCGGCGTTTTACGCGTCGTTCTTCGCGCTCGCGCTGGGGGCGGCGTTCGGGCTGATTCAGACGCTCCATCGGACCGATTTCGTCCGTGTCATCCCGGCCGAGATGTATTACACCGTGTTGACTGCCCACGGCGTCCTGATGGTGGTGACGTTCACGATATTCTTCCTCGTCGCCATCTTTACGTGGGCGGTGACGACGAGTCTCGATCGCGGTGTCGAAGACATCCGTTTCACCTGGTCGTGGTACGGCCTGATGACGCTTGGAACGGCGTTCGCCGCAATCGCGATTCTCGCCGGCTTCACCGACCGGACCGAGATAAGTGCGGACGTTCTCTTTACGTTCTACGCGCCGTTGCAGGCTCATCCCATGTTTTACGTCGGACTGGTCCTGTTCGTCATCGGTACCTGGCTCGCCGGGGCTGACTGGTTCCGCTCGTGGTGGGCCTGGAAACAGGAGAACCCCGACGAGCGAATCCCACTACCGACGTTCATGGTCCTGACGACGATGATCATGTGGTATCTCGCGACACTCGGAGTTGCCACCTCAATCATCGCGTTCCTCCTTCCATGGTCGCTCGGTCTTATCGATACCGTCAACCCGACGCTGACCAGAACCCTGTTCTGGTTCTGGGGCCACCCGGTCGTGTACTTCTGGCTGATGCCGGCGTACATGATGTGGTACATCATGCTGCCAAAGTTCTCCGGTGGTCGTCTGTTCAGTGACCCGCTTGCTCGCGTCGTCTTCGTGTTGTTCTTGCTCCTCTCGACCCCGGTCGGGATTCACCACCAGTATCTCGACCCCGGTATCGCGGAGGGCTTCAAATTCATTGCGATGACCAACACCATGTTCTTGCTCCTGCCCAGCTTGCTGACGGCGTTCACCGTCGTCGCGAGTATGGAGCACGGCGCACGCCAACGCGGGGGTGAAGGCTACTTCGGGTGGTTGGGCGCGCTCCCGTGGCGTGACCCGGTCTTCACCGGGATGGCACTCGCCGGACTGATGTTCGCCGCCGGTGGCTTCTCCGGGATGATCAACGCCGGGATGAACATCAACTACCTCGTCCACAACTCGCTGTGGGTGCCTGGCCACTTCCACCTCACCGTGGGGACCGCAGTGGCACTGACGTTCATGGCCGTCTCCTACTACTTCATCCCACAGGTGACCGGCCGACGCCTCGCCAGCAAACAGATCGCCCTCGTACAGGTCGTCATGTGGTTCGTCGGGATGACCTTCATGTCGAACGCCATGCACCGCGGTGGCTTGCTCGGTATGCCGCGGCGAACCGCCGAACCCGAGTACGCCGGGTTCCAATTCGAGACGGCAATCGGCACCGTCGGCGAACTCAACGCCCAGATCGCACTCGGTGGCGTTTTGCTCACACTATCGACACTCCTGTTCATCGTCAACATGTCGATCACAGCGCTGAACGACCGCGACGACGACCTCCCATCTAACACCATCCCGGAGCCACTCTCCGGCCCCAACGAGGCCCCACTCGTCCTCGACAACCTCAAACTCTGGACGGCTATCGCAGTCGTCCTCGTCATCTTCGCGTACTCCCTCCCGCTCGGGAGCATCATCGAGCGCGGTGGTCTCTTCGGCCCCGGTGGCGACGCGTTCCCGATGTTCCTCGAGTTTGCCGATTCGATCGTCTTCGCCTTCGTCGGCGAGACGCTCTCGGCACTGGTATCGAGTCTGCTCGAGACGCTGCGAACTGTCGTTTAG
- a CDS encoding cytochrome c oxidase subunit II produces the protein MNIHNYEKLWLIAAMLLIIGFIVTITYGSVGLGIAMIDDSEETIDPNALEDHERFGDLGVHQTGDGEYDVNIRAYQFNFEPGSSALGVHDPIVVPENSEVTLYVTSPDVIHSFSVVGTNANTMVVPGEISTMTVEFNEVREYGILCNEYCGSGHHGMEGVLKVVPEDEFHLFSIADVDAPESAEAGDELEITATVDNDALDADTATVTLEVGEETVENELDVDAESSASTTFTVDTSELDLEDAADIDWTVTVEDGSEATLEDGSASGSIALETDDDNDESDGGDQ, from the coding sequence ATGAATATTCACAACTACGAAAAGTTGTGGCTCATCGCCGCCATGTTACTAATTATTGGTTTCATCGTTACCATCACGTATGGATCGGTCGGCCTCGGTATCGCCATGATCGACGACTCCGAAGAGACGATCGATCCGAACGCTCTCGAGGACCACGAGCGATTCGGTGATCTGGGCGTCCACCAGACCGGTGATGGAGAGTACGACGTCAACATCCGGGCCTACCAGTTCAACTTCGAACCCGGCTCCTCCGCACTCGGCGTTCACGATCCGATCGTCGTTCCCGAAAACAGTGAGGTCACACTGTACGTCACCAGTCCCGACGTTATTCACAGCTTCAGCGTCGTCGGCACGAACGCGAACACGATGGTCGTTCCTGGTGAGATATCGACGATGACCGTGGAGTTCAACGAAGTCAGAGAGTACGGTATCCTCTGTAACGAGTACTGTGGCTCCGGCCACCACGGGATGGAAGGCGTCCTCAAGGTCGTTCCTGAAGACGAGTTCCACCTATTCTCGATCGCTGACGTGGACGCACCCGAGTCCGCCGAAGCCGGTGATGAACTCGAGATCACCGCAACGGTCGACAACGATGCACTCGACGCTGACACCGCCACAGTCACGCTCGAGGTCGGTGAGGAAACCGTCGAAAACGAACTCGACGTCGACGCAGAATCGAGCGCCAGCACGACCTTCACCGTCGACACGAGCGAACTCGACCTCGAGGACGCTGCCGATATCGACTGGACGGTAACCGTCGAAGACGGCTCCGAAGCGACGCTCGAAGACGGGTCGGCAAGCGGGTCGATCGCTCTCGAGACTGACGACGATAATGACGAAAGCGATGGAGGTGACCAATGA